A stretch of Blautia liquoris DNA encodes these proteins:
- a CDS encoding response regulator transcription factor: MYNLIVVDDEPLILESLYKMVERERGGKFYVHKASSAKEALEIFENVQINVLMTDIRMPQIDGIQLRDIVSDRWTDCLTIFLTGQENFQYAKEAVNENTISFVLKTEGDEAILLALDKIYARLDEIYEEKAHVLTLTNSLAELKPVVKHAIIDTLLFSEEMDTYQIEKMKMKLSYADIRFELDKPFLLATIRLAEGTDTVEREEIRNVFTQTLGGAYVILDVFLDDVSGILLAQSDSNNPNRLKGFIEIGYRICEKSELQIPDFFIFGEAVTARSVDEAYRNLNYRLYELDESEGIRIISQQLIMKKHVWKERVKGTTKEELQRLDQYLLHCDEEKYIQGIEKILFKCKELDDNEQAVTFSQISSRVLGAIMNYLPEDSDIFRKLKIDKLTNYCSHQDFCHAIVYCNEVAHLYFKKRREMKLDTKQFLVNKINKYIDMNIGEDLSLVNIGYYVGMNSTYTSRVYKEVTGNTLNHFIAEKRIDVAKSMLEDPFVKMTQIANAIGLHTSSHFTHFFKKHTGYTPQEYRKMVLQGENR, from the coding sequence ATGTATAATTTGATCGTAGTAGATGATGAACCGTTGATTCTTGAGTCGTTATACAAGATGGTAGAGCGTGAACGTGGAGGCAAATTTTATGTACATAAGGCCAGCTCTGCCAAAGAGGCCTTGGAAATCTTTGAAAATGTACAAATTAACGTTCTGATGACAGATATTCGGATGCCGCAGATAGATGGCATCCAATTGCGTGATATCGTATCAGACAGGTGGACAGATTGTCTGACGATTTTTCTGACAGGTCAGGAAAATTTCCAATATGCGAAAGAAGCGGTAAATGAGAATACGATCTCCTTTGTTTTGAAAACAGAAGGCGATGAAGCGATACTCTTAGCACTCGATAAGATATACGCACGCCTGGATGAAATTTATGAGGAAAAAGCACACGTATTAACATTGACGAATTCTCTCGCAGAACTTAAACCTGTGGTGAAACATGCTATTATAGATACTCTTTTGTTTTCTGAAGAGATGGATACTTATCAAATAGAAAAGATGAAAATGAAATTATCGTATGCGGATATCAGGTTTGAACTTGATAAGCCATTTTTATTGGCGACAATACGTCTGGCAGAAGGCACTGACACAGTTGAACGCGAAGAAATAAGAAATGTTTTTACACAGACACTAGGTGGAGCATATGTAATTCTTGATGTTTTTTTAGATGATGTAAGTGGCATCCTACTTGCACAATCGGATTCAAATAATCCGAACCGTTTGAAAGGGTTTATCGAGATTGGCTATCGTATATGTGAAAAAAGCGAGCTGCAAATACCAGATTTTTTTATATTTGGGGAAGCTGTTACTGCAAGAAGTGTGGACGAGGCATATAGAAATTTAAATTATCGCCTCTATGAATTGGATGAGAGTGAGGGTATCCGGATTATCAGTCAGCAGTTGATTATGAAAAAGCATGTCTGGAAAGAACGGGTTAAAGGTACGACAAAGGAAGAGCTACAAAGGCTGGATCAATATTTGCTGCACTGTGATGAGGAAAAATATATTCAGGGTATAGAGAAGATTTTATTTAAGTGTAAAGAATTGGACGATAATGAGCAGGCGGTCACTTTTTCACAGATATCCTCACGGGTACTTGGTGCGATAATGAATTATCTGCCTGAAGACAGCGATATATTTCGAAAATTAAAAATTGATAAACTTACGAATTACTGTTCACACCAAGATTTCTGCCATGCCATTGTATATTGTAATGAGGTTGCACATCTCTATTTTAAAAAGAGACGCGAAATGAAGCTTGATACAAAGCAATTTCTTGTGAATAAGATCAACAAGTATATTGATATGAATATTGGAGAAGATCTCTCTCTCGTCAATATCGGTTATTATGTTGGAATGAATTCAACGTATACATCACGCGTATATAAAGAGGTTACTGGAAACACACTCAATCATTTTATTGCTGAAAAAAGGATTGACGTGGCGAAAAGTATGCTGGAGGACCCATTTGTTAAGATGACTCAGATTGCAAATGCAATAGGACTGCATACTTCTTCACATTTTACCCATTTTTTTAAAAAGCATACTGGATATACCCCACAGGAATATAGAAAGATGGTGCTGCAAGGAGAGAATAGATAA
- a CDS encoding sensor histidine kinase yields MKKMLNMKSFKKMILLILLICVCFYLLGLFSNQYSKKVVTEKIMEQMDVKAEVWKDDLEQQIDSLLLAQSNLSQDTKLSEINLTWEYMTQYEQYRSTVELSERLREIKVLHSLVESIKVYFENTKISISSGYPMKDYFEKIDFFEYNQIKIDRDRGIYITTYFPVGMPKGKENHTAYCVRSYLPFADICNFLNPDLYRTKDGLVLLYDTKGNLLSPNISGGKGFKPDKEMLTLVSEKIKVSENDEQFRLKEKDYGSCIYMDDIGIWMVYLYPRDNVTQPLGFFNFLNLGLTVLAVILFVLYASYTNHIIAKPLGKIIRAMEQQKDSYMIVDKQKDEFGKIYDRYNHMIDDMKKLMSDKIEAQYQSKMAEFRQLQYQIQPHFLYNSIFMIYRMAKYDENEEIAEYTKHLGQYYQYITKNTDSFVKMEQEMGHLKNYLYIQETRFGNRIRIEVDEINDHVKNLYIAPMLIQPIVENAYEHGLKDIAADGWIHIQVMLEGEDFIFRVEDNGIGIPDRELKRIQAQIYSTDIGLIEVHGLTNIQARVSSIYGKDSGIEIDNRPEGGVQITLRLAGVNLKNV; encoded by the coding sequence ATGAAAAAAATGTTGAATATGAAATCTTTTAAAAAAATGATACTTCTGATACTCCTGATTTGTGTTTGCTTTTATTTGTTGGGACTTTTCAGCAACCAATATAGTAAAAAAGTGGTAACTGAAAAAATAATGGAGCAAATGGATGTAAAGGCAGAGGTATGGAAAGATGATCTCGAACAGCAAATTGACAGCCTTCTGCTTGCACAAAGTAATCTATCCCAGGATACGAAATTATCAGAAATAAATCTCACATGGGAGTATATGACCCAATATGAACAGTATAGAAGCACAGTGGAATTATCTGAACGCCTTCGGGAGATAAAGGTATTGCATAGTCTCGTTGAATCTATTAAAGTCTACTTCGAAAATACAAAAATATCAATTAGCTCAGGATATCCGATGAAGGATTATTTTGAGAAGATTGATTTTTTTGAATATAACCAGATAAAAATCGATCGAGATAGAGGAATTTATATTACAACCTACTTTCCTGTAGGAATGCCAAAAGGTAAGGAAAATCATACAGCTTATTGTGTAAGAAGTTATCTCCCATTTGCCGATATTTGTAATTTTCTCAACCCAGATCTGTATCGAACGAAGGATGGATTGGTGCTGCTATATGATACAAAAGGCAATCTGCTTTCTCCAAATATATCCGGTGGTAAGGGATTTAAGCCTGATAAGGAGATGCTAACTCTCGTATCGGAGAAAATCAAAGTTTCAGAAAATGATGAACAATTCCGGCTTAAAGAAAAAGATTATGGAAGTTGTATTTATATGGATGATATTGGTATCTGGATGGTGTATTTATATCCAAGAGATAATGTCACACAACCGCTTGGCTTTTTTAACTTCCTGAATCTGGGTTTGACTGTACTGGCCGTTATACTATTTGTCTTATACGCTTCTTACACAAATCATATCATTGCAAAACCGCTTGGTAAAATTATCCGTGCAATGGAGCAACAGAAAGATTCCTATATGATAGTGGATAAACAAAAGGACGAGTTCGGAAAGATCTACGACAGATATAACCATATGATAGATGATATGAAAAAACTAATGTCCGATAAAATAGAAGCGCAGTATCAGTCTAAGATGGCAGAGTTTCGGCAATTACAGTATCAGATACAGCCACATTTTTTATACAATAGTATATTCATGATTTACCGCATGGCAAAATATGATGAAAATGAGGAAATTGCAGAATATACGAAACATTTGGGACAGTATTATCAATACATAACAAAAAATACCGATTCTTTCGTTAAGATGGAACAGGAGATGGGTCATCTCAAAAATTATCTGTATATTCAGGAAACAAGATTTGGTAATCGTATACGAATAGAAGTGGACGAAATTAATGACCATGTAAAAAACTTGTATATTGCTCCAATGCTAATTCAGCCAATTGTTGAAAATGCGTATGAACATGGTTTAAAGGATATTGCTGCAGATGGCTGGATTCATATACAGGTAATGTTAGAAGGAGAAGATTTCATCTTTCGGGTAGAGGATAATGGTATTGGTATTCCAGACAGGGAGTTGAAGCGTATACAGGCACAGATTTATTCAACTGATATAGGACTCATAGAAGTACATGGACTGACGAATATCCAGGCAAGGGTGAGTTCTATATACGGAAAAGACAGTGGAATAGAGATTGATAATCGTCCCGAGGGCGGTGTGCAGATTACTCTTAGATTGGCAGGGGTAAATTTAAAAAATGTATAA
- a CDS encoding carbohydrate ABC transporter permease has translation MQIMQKRSKIHTSIGSKIFNVCNIIILTLLALICILPIVNVLAMSLSSNTAVTSGKVLFWPVEFTIESYKYVAKRQAFWQAMGTTLLRCVMGVTLNVFLCVITAYPLSKSNLRFRSRTVYTWSFFLTMLINGGLIPSFMTVKSLGLLGSIWALILPGAVPVFSVVLMLNFFRAVPPELEEAAIVDGAGQWQILMKIYIPISKASMATICLFALVYHWNSWFDGIIYMNKPSQYPLQSYLNTIIIESQSVTSGALDWQQMALVSERTVKCAQIFLSTLPIILAYPFLQRYFVKGMVMGSVKG, from the coding sequence ATGCAAATAATGCAAAAAAGATCAAAGATTCATACATCGATTGGTTCAAAAATTTTTAATGTATGTAATATTATTATACTCACACTATTGGCTTTGATTTGTATTCTGCCAATAGTAAATGTACTCGCAATGTCTTTAAGCAGCAATACGGCGGTGACCTCTGGGAAAGTGCTTTTCTGGCCGGTAGAATTTACGATTGAGTCATATAAATATGTAGCAAAAAGGCAAGCTTTCTGGCAGGCAATGGGGACTACTCTTCTGAGATGTGTCATGGGTGTTACTCTAAATGTTTTTTTATGTGTCATCACCGCTTACCCCTTATCAAAAAGTAATCTTCGATTTCGATCCAGGACAGTTTATACATGGTCCTTTTTCCTGACTATGCTGATAAATGGAGGATTAATTCCATCTTTTATGACGGTTAAAAGTCTGGGGCTGCTTGGCAGTATATGGGCATTGATATTACCAGGCGCAGTGCCGGTATTCAGCGTGGTTCTGATGCTAAACTTTTTCCGTGCGGTTCCTCCGGAACTTGAAGAAGCCGCAATCGTAGATGGTGCAGGACAATGGCAGATCTTGATGAAAATTTATATACCGATATCAAAAGCATCAATGGCGACAATCTGCCTTTTTGCGCTTGTCTATCATTGGAATTCTTGGTTTGACGGTATTATTTATATGAACAAACCATCGCAATATCCTTTGCAAAGTTATTTAAATACAATTATAATTGAATCACAATCGGTGACTAGTGGTGCTCTAGACTGGCAGCAGATGGCACTCGTATCCGAGAGAACGGTTAAGTGTGCGCAGATTTTCTTGTCTACCTTGCCGATTATATTAGCATATCCGTTTTTACAACGCTATTTTGTTAAGGGTATGGTTATGGGGTCAGTGAAAGGATAG
- a CDS encoding ABC transporter permease yields MKIKRNKFKKEIPFHLMLLPGVILTFIFSYVPMAGMKIAFEKFIPAKGLFGDQKWIGFDNFTYLFNMPGAMAALKNTVIIAAWKIVLGLIVPIVVALLLNEVRSSKFRRTVQTAIYLPYFLSWVIFAGVLLDILSPSSGIVGQIIRFFGGKSPFFLGSNKYFKSTLILTDVWKGFGFGTIVYLAAITGIDMNLYEAATMDGAGRLQKMWHITLPGIRMIVILMTVLSLGNVLNAGFDQVQNLISPQVYESGDILDTFIYRIGMIDAQFGPATAMGVLKSVVSCVFISVSYYVSYRFFDYRIF; encoded by the coding sequence ATGAAAATAAAAAGAAATAAATTTAAAAAAGAAATTCCGTTTCATCTGATGCTTTTACCAGGTGTTATTCTTACTTTTATCTTTTCTTATGTACCTATGGCGGGCATGAAGATTGCATTTGAAAAATTCATACCGGCGAAAGGTTTGTTTGGGGATCAGAAGTGGATTGGATTCGATAATTTTACTTATCTTTTTAATATGCCAGGGGCAATGGCTGCACTAAAAAACACAGTGATTATTGCTGCCTGGAAAATAGTGTTGGGATTAATTGTTCCCATCGTTGTGGCCCTGCTTTTAAATGAAGTACGTTCCTCTAAGTTTCGCAGAACTGTACAAACTGCAATATATTTACCATATTTTTTATCCTGGGTTATCTTCGCCGGTGTGCTCTTAGATATATTGTCACCATCAAGTGGGATAGTAGGTCAGATTATTCGATTCTTTGGAGGAAAGTCGCCTTTCTTTTTAGGCAGTAATAAATATTTTAAATCAACCCTGATTTTAACAGACGTATGGAAGGGATTTGGATTCGGAACAATTGTTTACCTGGCAGCCATTACGGGCATTGATATGAATCTTTATGAGGCGGCGACGATGGATGGAGCGGGACGTTTGCAAAAAATGTGGCACATTACGTTGCCTGGCATTCGTATGATAGTCATATTGATGACGGTATTATCACTTGGAAATGTTCTAAACGCAGGATTTGATCAAGTGCAAAATTTGATAAGTCCACAGGTATATGAAAGTGGGGACATTTTAGATACTTTTATTTATCGTATTGGTATGATTGATGCACAGTTCGGGCCGGCAACAGCAATGGGTGTACTTAAATCTGTAGTCTCTTGCGTATTTATTTCTGTATCCTATTATGTTTCTTATAGGTTTTTTGATTACAGAATTTTTTAG
- a CDS encoding extracellular solute-binding protein, producing MNRKRVLALSIVAFLTTSLTSACAGKSEDGSKSSSQTGTSAESNNSTKDKEPFGKYNDELDIHFARATDDTIDTYALANLPGETIENNFWLDTYRDELGINVLYDWVVKGDDEYLQKMNVTIASGDIPDVMAVNATQMVQLADAGLIQDLSGVYDTYATDFTKEVMNQEGDSPFLAAQIDGGLYGIPVTAGSVDSVDLMWIRDDWREKLELDVPKTTDQLLELINKFAEEDPDGNGKDDTYGIGVAGSPNVFGGGYGGLRGFFNAYGAYPSIWIEKEGKLAYGAIQNECKTALKELNNLYEDGKIDPEFGVMDSGKAGESAAAGNCGVTFGQQWLSLVQFQTNYNNDPEAVWSAYPIPSATDQPSSVQADLGTNRWLVVRKDFENPEAVIKMTNLFIEKCWGETGDNAKYYAPPDAEGVWKLSPVQVSMPYKNIQAYLDIQKAMENKTTDQLTGEAKSIWDKLDRYYSGSEDGKSVWGWERIYGPAPSSYASIHEMQENDRILLNKFVGAPTETMTEKMSTLEKMRDETFNKIIIGESDISEFDKFVSDFNKLGGETITKEINDWYKTVKE from the coding sequence ATGAATAGGAAAAGAGTATTAGCGCTAAGTATTGTGGCTTTTCTTACAACAAGCCTGACATCCGCATGTGCTGGTAAATCAGAAGATGGATCAAAATCATCTTCTCAGACAGGAACATCTGCTGAGAGCAACAATTCAACGAAAGACAAGGAACCGTTCGGCAAATATAATGATGAACTGGATATTCACTTTGCACGTGCGACAGACGATACGATTGATACGTATGCACTTGCAAATCTGCCTGGAGAAACGATCGAGAATAACTTCTGGTTGGACACTTATCGGGATGAACTGGGAATTAATGTGCTCTATGATTGGGTTGTAAAAGGAGATGATGAATATCTTCAAAAAATGAATGTAACAATTGCAAGTGGTGATATTCCGGATGTGATGGCTGTTAATGCCACACAGATGGTGCAACTTGCAGATGCAGGATTAATTCAGGATCTGTCTGGTGTATATGATACATATGCAACAGACTTTACAAAAGAGGTTATGAACCAAGAAGGAGATTCTCCATTCCTTGCAGCTCAAATTGATGGTGGGTTATATGGTATTCCGGTGACGGCAGGATCCGTCGATTCTGTTGATTTGATGTGGATCAGAGATGATTGGAGGGAAAAATTAGAGCTTGATGTGCCAAAGACAACCGATCAGTTATTGGAGTTAATTAACAAATTTGCTGAAGAAGATCCGGACGGAAATGGAAAGGATGATACCTATGGTATTGGCGTAGCTGGCTCACCCAATGTGTTTGGTGGAGGCTATGGGGGCTTAAGAGGATTTTTTAATGCATATGGTGCCTATCCAAGTATTTGGATTGAAAAAGAGGGGAAGTTAGCATATGGTGCGATACAAAATGAATGTAAAACAGCATTAAAGGAATTAAATAACTTATATGAAGATGGAAAGATTGATCCCGAGTTTGGCGTTATGGATTCTGGAAAGGCCGGAGAGAGCGCAGCAGCAGGGAACTGTGGTGTGACTTTTGGTCAGCAATGGCTGTCACTCGTCCAGTTCCAGACAAATTATAATAATGATCCAGAGGCCGTATGGTCGGCATATCCAATTCCAAGTGCAACAGATCAGCCCTCAAGCGTACAGGCTGATCTTGGTACAAACAGATGGCTTGTAGTGCGTAAAGATTTTGAAAATCCTGAAGCAGTTATAAAGATGACGAATCTTTTTATCGAAAAATGTTGGGGGGAAACAGGTGACAATGCAAAATATTATGCCCCTCCTGATGCTGAAGGTGTATGGAAATTATCACCTGTGCAAGTGTCAATGCCTTATAAAAATATCCAGGCATATCTCGATATACAAAAAGCAATGGAGAATAAAACCACTGATCAGCTTACTGGAGAGGCAAAATCCATATGGGATAAGCTTGATCGCTACTATTCGGGAAGTGAAGACGGAAAGTCTGTATGGGGATGGGAGCGGATATATGGCCCGGCACCGAGCTCCTATGCCTCTATTCATGAAATGCAGGAAAATGATAGAATTCTTCTGAATAAATTTGTTGGGGCACCGACAGAGACAATGACCGAGAAGATGTCAACGCTGGAGAAGATGCGTGATGAGACTTTTAATAAGATTATTATTGGAGAATCGGATATTTCTGAATTTGATAAGTTTGTTTCAGATTTCAACAAACTTGGAGGAGAAACGATTACAAAAGAGATAAATGATTGGTATAAGACGGTAAAAGAATAA
- a CDS encoding TetR family transcriptional regulator translates to MNVNPDRKIKYITITSRILEEEGMDGVSIRRVAKEAGCTSAVLYKHFENRDHLIMLASVKFLEPYILEFRKQTKRKDITSIQMDLILWKFFIQEAFAKKPYYELMFFSPERDMLEDCIYEYYQLFPEQEKDFDGFSASIIFSNNLSEREFVRLRRASNAGLITLDNASLLSRLTTAVFHGLFMLYPYSEIKDNKAALDMAVNDCYHLIYELFRKFVNPGTVLDTD, encoded by the coding sequence ATGAATGTAAACCCTGACAGAAAGATTAAATATATTACAATTACAAGTCGGATTCTGGAAGAAGAAGGAATGGATGGCGTCAGCATAAGGCGCGTAGCAAAAGAAGCTGGCTGTACAAGTGCTGTTTTGTACAAACATTTTGAGAACAGAGATCATTTAATTATGTTGGCTTCTGTAAAATTTCTGGAACCTTATATACTAGAATTCCGCAAGCAAACGAAACGAAAGGATATTACATCCATTCAGATGGATCTGATACTCTGGAAATTCTTTATTCAAGAAGCATTTGCGAAAAAGCCTTACTATGAGCTGATGTTCTTTAGTCCTGAACGGGATATGCTGGAAGACTGTATCTACGAATATTATCAACTGTTTCCAGAACAAGAAAAAGACTTTGACGGATTCAGTGCCAGTATTATCTTCAGCAATAACTTGTCAGAACGTGAATTTGTCCGCTTGAGAAGAGCATCCAATGCCGGATTAATTACACTAGACAATGCTTCTTTGCTGAGCCGCCTTACAACTGCCGTGTTCCACGGACTCTTTATGCTGTATCCTTATTCCGAAATAAAAGATAACAAAGCTGCACTGGATATGGCAGTTAATGACTGTTATCACCTGATTTATGAATTATTTCGCAAGTTTGTAAATCCTGGAACTGTTCTAGACACAGATTAA
- a CDS encoding MFS transporter, with the protein MNKALIKKYGTLLLLAAGSGFIFQLPFIRETFYVPIQKAMGLTNSQMGMLNSWYAIVATPAYFLGGIVADKFSPKIMLTFSFISTGILGLWFSTFPGFTASRIIFALMGFTTVMTFWSSVIKATRMLGNSREQGRLFGLQEGLRGILNALLVFVMAGIYAGFSDKVVGAAWSIRFCAILLLVVGVLCWFVIDRRQEDGKSETLGEVVIGMFRCLKIPKVWLLVGIVFTAYSIYGIMSYITTYAINIYGMSEEMGATIGGIRYLLQGVGGIIGGFLADKIHSRLKVIMGSSALLAVSYILYLAIPNSASGLPLVLINFMFGLILVYAIRSQYFADIDDAGLDVNITGRVSGIVSTFGYLPDLFIFTMIGSWIDKGHFGYNMMFIYAGAMGIGCLLFAFILQRVINKKPEKANQQNRL; encoded by the coding sequence ATGAATAAGGCTCTTATTAAAAAGTATGGTACTCTTCTTCTGCTGGCTGCCGGTTCCGGATTTATATTTCAACTGCCTTTCATTCGGGAGACGTTCTATGTGCCCATTCAGAAAGCAATGGGACTTACGAATTCGCAAATGGGTATGCTCAACAGCTGGTATGCCATCGTAGCTACACCGGCATATTTTCTGGGCGGAATAGTTGCAGACAAATTTTCCCCAAAAATCATGCTTACATTTTCCTTCATATCCACCGGAATTCTGGGACTGTGGTTTTCGACTTTCCCTGGATTTACGGCAAGCCGTATCATCTTTGCACTAATGGGATTTACAACCGTTATGACTTTTTGGAGCTCCGTCATCAAAGCGACAAGAATGCTGGGAAATTCCAGGGAACAGGGGCGACTCTTCGGTCTTCAAGAGGGGCTTCGTGGAATCTTAAATGCTTTACTGGTATTCGTTATGGCAGGAATCTATGCCGGGTTTTCAGACAAAGTTGTCGGTGCTGCCTGGTCCATTCGCTTTTGTGCAATCCTGCTTTTAGTCGTTGGTGTACTTTGTTGGTTCGTCATCGATCGCCGACAGGAAGACGGTAAATCAGAAACTCTGGGAGAAGTTGTGATCGGAATGTTTAGATGCCTGAAAATTCCGAAAGTATGGCTTCTAGTCGGTATTGTATTTACCGCATACAGTATTTACGGCATCATGAGCTATATCACTACTTATGCAATCAATATCTATGGTATGAGCGAAGAAATGGGAGCAACAATTGGCGGTATCCGTTATCTCCTGCAGGGTGTTGGCGGAATCATAGGTGGTTTCCTCGCAGATAAGATTCATTCTCGTCTGAAAGTTATTATGGGATCCTCTGCACTTCTTGCTGTCAGCTATATACTTTACCTTGCAATCCCAAACTCGGCTTCCGGTCTGCCGCTTGTCTTGATTAACTTCATGTTCGGCTTGATTTTAGTTTATGCAATCCGCAGCCAGTATTTTGCAGATATTGACGACGCGGGTCTGGATGTCAATATTACAGGGCGTGTATCCGGTATTGTGTCCACTTTCGGCTATCTGCCGGATTTATTCATATTCACAATGATTGGTTCCTGGATCGATAAGGGGCATTTCGGATATAACATGATGTTTATCTATGCTGGAGCTATGGGTATCGGCTGCCTGCTCTTTGCATTTATTCTGCAAAGAGTTATAAACAAGAAACCGGAAAAAGCAAACCAACAAAACCGGCTATAA
- a CDS encoding trimethylamine methyltransferase family protein, translated as MTDKEKTMTKRDEQIVERIHQNTLHILEEIGMAFLSEDALETLRKGGIHVEGNRAYFTKEQVMHALDVATKDFTVYARNDAYNVHMNMEDLYITPGYGSPSICEADGTVRPSTFDDFLKLSKIIQSSDAFAINGGILAQPVDIDPGISAEAMVYATLCCSDKALFSVCGGGVQAENIMKMLRIVFDGDIEKIPCSFHLISTLSPLGITRDTLDTIDVCAKNGQPLVIAPGPMAGGTGPISLAGNTSLANAEILGTNVYAQLVHPGTPIIYGFAATVSDMRNMNVSNSCPGFLKEARYGALLSKKYGLACRSGGGMSNANGLTAQAGVESAMNLFESFSEKANLVMHATGSLHSFNTVSYEKFIMDIETIDRMRYYFSDLPDDEDSLAFEAIQEVVSEGSNFVTSEHTFERCRIDPWYSTVSVHSNGHGNPNDELYASAQKRITAILDEYKYPAFSQAKRETLDSIMRSLGMKDKDIAKV; from the coding sequence ATAACAGATAAGGAGAAAACTATGACAAAACGTGACGAACAAATCGTAGAACGAATCCATCAGAATACGCTTCATATCCTTGAAGAAATTGGTATGGCGTTTCTTTCAGAGGATGCCTTAGAAACACTTCGCAAAGGCGGAATCCATGTGGAGGGAAATCGTGCCTATTTTACAAAAGAACAGGTAATGCATGCACTGGATGTTGCCACGAAGGATTTTACAGTATATGCAAGAAATGATGCTTATAATGTACATATGAATATGGAAGATCTGTATATCACTCCGGGCTATGGAAGCCCAAGCATCTGTGAAGCAGACGGAACCGTAAGACCCTCGACCTTTGATGATTTTTTGAAACTCTCAAAAATAATACAGTCCAGTGATGCCTTTGCCATCAATGGCGGGATTTTGGCGCAGCCTGTCGACATTGACCCTGGAATTTCTGCTGAAGCTATGGTTTATGCTACACTCTGCTGTTCTGATAAGGCTCTCTTCTCAGTATGCGGCGGCGGTGTTCAGGCTGAAAACATCATGAAAATGCTTCGAATTGTATTCGATGGTGACATCGAAAAAATCCCCTGTAGCTTTCATCTGATTTCCACGTTAAGTCCCTTGGGCATTACAAGGGATACCCTCGATACGATCGATGTATGTGCAAAAAACGGACAGCCACTGGTCATCGCACCAGGACCTATGGCCGGCGGTACTGGTCCGATTTCCCTGGCCGGCAATACATCCCTTGCAAATGCTGAAATCCTTGGCACAAATGTTTATGCACAGTTGGTTCACCCAGGCACTCCGATTATCTATGGTTTCGCTGCAACTGTCAGTGATATGAGAAATATGAACGTATCTAATAGCTGCCCTGGTTTCCTAAAGGAAGCCCGTTATGGAGCACTACTATCCAAAAAATACGGTCTAGCCTGCAGAAGTGGCGGAGGAATGTCCAATGCAAACGGCTTGACCGCTCAGGCTGGAGTGGAAAGTGCAATGAACCTGTTTGAATCTTTCTCGGAAAAAGCAAATCTGGTCATGCATGCGACTGGCTCTCTGCATTCCTTTAACACCGTAAGCTACGAAAAATTCATTATGGATATCGAAACAATCGACCGGATGCGCTACTATTTCAGCGATCTCCCGGATGATGAAGATTCTCTTGCATTCGAGGCAATCCAGGAAGTTGTATCAGAAGGAAGCAATTTTGTCACTTCCGAGCACACTTTTGAGCGCTGCAGAATAGATCCATGGTACAGCACAGTTTCTGTCCATAGCAATGGGCATGGAAATCCAAACGATGAATTATATGCTTCTGCGCAAAAAAGAATCACGGCAATCTTAGATGAATATAAATATCCGGCATTTTCTCAAGCAAAACGTGAAACTCTGGATAGCATCATGAGAAGCCTTGGAATGAAAGACAAGGATATTGCCAAAGTATAA